The Topomyia yanbarensis strain Yona2022 chromosome 3, ASM3024719v1, whole genome shotgun sequence nucleotide sequence ttcaaaactagaACTTTAGTATTAGGAAGTGAATTTTACTATAACGTGGTAGTTTTGAAACATATTATGTAAAAAAGAATCCCCGGgataaaaaagcttttgcaaatgctgtgtcatataaatattttatgagaaaaatatgaattatgaaaaaaattaattggaaaataatatttcaaatttcgttGCAAAACCAAGTATCTAATTTAGAAAGCGTAGGTTTACCCTCAGTAAAGCGCTGAGTGTATCGATTATGTTTCACAAAGTTGCTAATTGTAATCGATTAATGCTAAGAGAACTACTAGAATTTGCTATTGTCGGAGGAcaaataataaattatgtttacgggaagggtgtataacaaattgtaacatatagaATCCGGGAGTAAACTAGCTTGTGCCATAACCTGTGTTTACTGAAGACACACACGttcttgaaaaaaatgcattttcacGGTCATTGTGGTTgagtcctgtacacaacccatTAATTTTTCATGGAgttgatctgaaaatctttcgatttcgagagaattttatttaacctgctagcctcaTTCAGACAAGAGACATTAGTGAataggttttgccagccagcccgctcTGCATTTGACTTTTTTATGCACTATGAGCTGAtatgaaagccctggagtcatcgcgctaacgccggttccaagctctacttctatccttcttcattctttcaagcgcagccctccaccaaggggttcccatAGTCGATTCAACAGTACGAAGCTGCGTCGTAGGATGCTGCTATGAATGTCGTATCTACGAcgattacgatatgttaccgAATTAAAGGTGACATCAACtcgatcgaaaaatatatatgctgatgatcggatagagacggttaagctttatttgtaaattaccaattttccatgcgaaattctttcaaagcaaagcgttatgtctaacacctccttcTCTCAGActtcgcaaaagttggtcggtttccaacattcagaatatggaaatttacactacttatgtactccatcagttcagagcccctcagattgatgtctgagctgccctaaatgatgtgatgagcatttgcTTCACTGCCGATAATTAGCgcaagcccatttctgctacaatatgatacgaAGCTTTTGAAATcttcagaaggagatgattcgttatgcggtagatatgTTGAACAATACATATACTTTTTGTCTACGttaccgacagtcagtgtaactgtgacacaGAGATATCGCGAGTAGTGAGCTCCGacatgagacacgcgtcaatagtcaatattttcaagaatgCAAGTAcaaggcatttcacgtgggttagtcacgcctatcttgttgtaagcaatgaaggcagtgttaagagGGGGTAAGGGTTCCagcgtaaaaaaatcagttttttgttaattttttgcagaaagatgggtgaagcgaattgatcgaaacttttgtaaattatactacatcatttcagtaacattctgttattttttcatgcaaaaatatcaactagcgactcggtgacgaagctttttgtagaacgtctttggaaaaccacgatttgcggtgttaactgccattcaaaaactacttggtcgatttatttcaaattttgcaaacACATTCtacgtaaaaaatacctaagcTCTACGTTTAGTTttttgggataatttttcaattaagggtgcTTTTTACTCAtcaaatggtgaaatttttcttgaaaaccaGCGATTCCGCCATTTAAAAGTAATAAACCatcttaaatgaaaaattatctccaAAACTCAACGTTGGACACCAAGCAAATTGGGATGTcaacgcatatagcgagccatatcaggtttaaatgggacacgatcaCTTGATTCTCACGTTtttcgaagaaaataatggtccactctGTCAGAGATTTGCATAACACAGTAAgagcaaaacccaaaatgctccgtgcgcgactggcatatatTAGACCCTCCAGTTatcaagtcctcggcacggaactacacctggACTTAGGGACTCCTACTGTCAGTCGCCTCCTACCCAGGGGCTCAGTTCTTGGCTGGATACCACagggcctctgggcaggttcgtctttacacatcgaaatttgataatcgaaacccagcaaaacttcaccgaactaccaccagccgagagtctcagcaaacccccagccaacaaaaattcagcaaaattatCATCAGCGAAAAAGCTCACGCAATtaacgaaacattgtttctttTTCAACGATGAATTTCGTGCAAAGTgcactaaatatttaaaaacacgaaaattttcgttcagCAAGTCGCCATGTTTTAGTTCACGAAATGAAAGCATCTAATCTATTTTTAGCAAATTTACGAATAAATTCGCTCAGTGATATGAATTTTATATGTTGAGAATTcttagaaaaaaaatccttgaaattgcgaaagatgctcgtaaatattataaagattttcgtgtattttatcaataattcgtttgattaataaaacaaatttgtaaTAAGCCTACGAAAATCGTTTAGTGGTTtatacgaaaaactcgtaacgaAAATGTATTATATATAGACGAAAAAATTGGTATATTTCACGAAAGTTTTCTGTAAGAAACCTATTCGtagcagattttcacaaataaccaagtaattttttaaaattcattggATATTTCGTCCAAATTTTGACCTTGTGCCAATCATATCAAGACAACATTCAATggtttctgttttaaaattaaatgaaaaaaaattatataaccTCTGCTAGAGATACAGGAGAAGTCATTGGTGGTCAATTAATCcatccgctgtaactcgacattcttcTCTACGATCAATCTGAAAAGAAGCATTAACATCAGGAAAGAACgttgaaagctcagttcgaaaggctctgaagtcggagatcatcaccgTTACCGGCGGAAGAGATTGgtgtttcttctcattggcattacgcACCAtgggagaaaatttgcaaatttcttCTGATTTTGGATTAAAAATCGAATGACTTGCTACAAACAGTTTGATTTTCGGGTGTAGAAGTTTCCTTTTTACGTTTCTTATTTGGTATACGgtctttctgggaggacccaaacatgttggaagaatttatTATTTCATTAGACTGAATTATCCTTACAAAactttttagtcttgaaaatacTGTTTGAGTAGAAAATGGAGGTAGTTTTGAGGAAGACGAGATTTGTGACCGGATCTAACAGAGGTTCAAGCCAAAGTGGACGCACGCACTAATTTTTGATTTGCAGGTGAATAATAACAATTATTTAACATATCAAGTGTTGTAATACTTCGAATGACAAACTCGTAATATCACATTGTCGCAGTAAAGCGACTCTTTATACAAGAAGTAGAGAGCTCGGCATCTCACCCGACGTGACATCTCTCCCGATATTACCCTGCTTTTACTTTGGAACAAAACAAGAAATTGATACTAATTAACAAGcatttcatcgattgtaggTGCGAGATCCTTCCTAATAACCTAAATATAGGATTATCATACGATACTTCTAATCAATAGGTACAGCAATACAAAATGAACATTACCAGTACACTTGACATGTTACAGCACGTGGATTGACGAAAATGTGTACATATAGGCTATCATAAATCTACGCGCCTCGGCTGGGGCTGGTACTGTTTTGAGAAAAAGGTGACGTGCTTTTAGCAATAGCATTTTTACGCGATGCGTGCTCTGAATTTCGCTATTTAAGGGGTCAACTTAATACCCGTAGCTTCAGTAGCGTTCGTATTAGTTTAATTTCAGTTTTTGCCACCTGTGCAAAATAGTGATTGAATAAATCAGCGCAATGAAGTTgttcatatttttcatgatcTCCACCGTGGCTACCGTTCACTCTGGTTTTCGGTCGGCGCCATTTGATGTAGAAGAATCTCACTTTGCCTACCAATTGAAAACTTTTCGCGAATCTTTAGACGAGTGTGCTGAGTATTTAGAAGTGTCTAAGGATGTTGTGAATCGTCTTGTCGCCCACAATTATGTAACACCGGAGAAAGAACTAAAGTGTCTCATTAGATGTGCTGGTGTTAATTCTGGATGGTGGAATGACACCATAGGAATTCAAGGTCCGGTTATTGAAAGCTACTTTCAGCCAGCTGCCGACGATACTTGTTATGTCAGGCGTACCAAAGAATGCATCAATTCAAAACTCGCCGTGTGTCAAGATGATTGCTCAAAGGCATATGAAGCCTTTTTGTGCTACTATCACCAGTGGGGAAATTTGAAATGCAGCGAGCAGTACATTCCACTAACGAACCTGGAACAAATACAATCTGCTGTTGACTGCATCAACATATTACGCACTCCTGCAAATCTATTAGAGCAGTTCATTCAAGGAGTGGTGCCAGACGTGCCAGAAACCAGATGCTTGTACCGTTGCCAATATATGGCAGAAGGAATTTATGACCAAGCAACAGGATTCAATCTACCACGTCTTTATGCCCGTGAGTCCAAAGTCCCTAGTCCGGAAATCCTTGCTGACAGCACAAAGACTTGTATCGAAAATGCACTGCGAGGTAGTTGCGACGAATGCACTAGATTCTGGCGAGCCAAGAAATGCGTTTGCGGACTTGAAGTGCCCAATCAGACCGCGGATGTTCTGAAGAATGCGGCGGCGATTATCCTAGGGCAGAAACCAGGATGCATTGCGGAGGAACCTAACCCACGATACAATTCCATTCCACCTAATCCACACTATACCTACAATAACTAGAGCTCGGTGAATTAATAAATGAACCTGGAATATGCGAATAATGGTTTATATCACTTTTGGCATCTAGTTAATTAtatcaaaattctaaaaatataaCATCAATATTTCACAGTATGCATCAAATTCATGGGTCTTTTATCTAAGTTCAACGATGGTTAAATTTTAAGTAACATCTAAGGTT carries:
- the LOC131687307 gene encoding general odorant-binding protein 45-like codes for the protein MKLFIFFMISTVATVHSGFRSAPFDVEESHFAYQLKTFRESLDECAEYLEVSKDVVNRLVAHNYVTPEKELKCLIRCAGVNSGWWNDTIGIQGPVIESYFQPAADDTCYVRRTKECINSKLAVCQDDCSKAYEAFLCYYHQWGNLKCSEQYIPLTNLEQIQSAVDCINILRTPANLLEQFIQGVVPDVPETRCLYRCQYMAEGIYDQATGFNLPRLYARESKVPSPEILADSTKTCIENALRGSCDECTRFWRAKKCVCGLEVPNQTADVLKNAAAIILGQKPGCIAEEPNPRYNSIPPNPHYTYNN